A genomic window from Erythrobacter sp. BLCC-B19 includes:
- a CDS encoding response regulator, whose translation MSAAPASPIRVLIVDDHPILREGVAAIIELQDDMVVAGNAANGAEAIVQFAALRPDVVLMDLQMPGMAGVEAVEAIRADYPDARIIILTTYTGDAKALAAMRAGASGFLLKSSLRRELLGAIRAVYRGQRHLHADVAQDIALHAIHEQLTAREVEILQLIAGGHPNKQIAWRLGVGEETVKSNIKSIFAKLQVNDRTHAVTTAARRGIIEL comes from the coding sequence ATGTCCGCCGCCCCCGCCTCACCCATTCGGGTATTGATTGTCGATGATCATCCGATCCTGCGTGAAGGTGTTGCGGCCATCATCGAGTTGCAGGACGACATGGTGGTCGCGGGAAATGCGGCCAATGGCGCCGAAGCCATCGTCCAGTTCGCTGCGCTGCGCCCGGATGTGGTGCTCATGGATTTGCAGATGCCGGGCATGGCCGGCGTTGAGGCGGTCGAAGCGATCCGGGCAGACTATCCCGACGCGCGGATCATCATTCTCACGACCTACACCGGGGACGCCAAGGCACTCGCGGCGATGCGCGCAGGGGCTTCCGGCTTCCTGCTCAAGAGCAGCCTGCGCCGCGAACTGCTTGGCGCCATTCGCGCCGTCTATCGCGGCCAACGCCACCTTCACGCCGACGTTGCGCAGGATATCGCGCTTCATGCCATCCACGAACAACTCACCGCGCGCGAGGTCGAAATCCTGCAGCTGATCGCAGGCGGGCACCCCAACAAGCAGATCGCATGGCGCCTTGGCGTGGGCGAGGAGACCGTCAAGTCGAACATCAAGAGCATCTTTGCCAAGCTTCAGGTCAATGATCGCACCCACGCGGTGACGACAGCAGCGCGGCGGGGCATCATTGAGCTTTGA
- a CDS encoding hydrolase — protein sequence MTFRSEKLINPDDTLFIFIDHQPQMAFGVTSIDRQTLKNNTVALAKAAKLFGVPIILTAVETAAFSGYIWPELLDVVQQKPIERTSMNSWDSETLVAQVKASGRKKIVIAALWTEACLLFPALCAIEEGFEVFMVTDASGGTSPEAHDAAIRRMEQAGGHSLTTINAMLELQRDWANRTTYDGLMDIVRDHLGAYGMGVDYAYTMVHKAPQRGSFAHEAPHPAGH from the coding sequence ATGACCTTCCGTTCCGAGAAACTGATCAATCCTGACGACACCTTGTTCATCTTCATCGATCATCAGCCGCAGATGGCCTTCGGGGTCACCAGCATCGATCGCCAGACACTCAAGAACAACACCGTCGCACTCGCCAAGGCGGCCAAGCTGTTCGGCGTTCCCATTATCCTCACCGCTGTCGAGACCGCCGCGTTTTCCGGCTATATCTGGCCCGAACTGCTCGATGTCGTGCAGCAAAAGCCGATTGAACGCACCTCGATGAATTCGTGGGATTCCGAAACGCTGGTGGCGCAGGTCAAGGCGAGCGGGCGCAAGAAGATCGTCATCGCCGCGCTGTGGACCGAGGCGTGCCTGCTTTTCCCGGCGCTTTGCGCGATCGAGGAGGGCTTCGAGGTGTTCATGGTGACCGACGCATCGGGCGGCACCTCTCCTGAAGCGCATGACGCCGCGATCCGGCGGATGGAGCAGGCGGGCGGCCATTCGCTGACGACCATCAACGCCATGCTCGAACTCCAGCGCGACTGGGCAAACCGGACGACCTACGACGGCTTGATGGACATCGTGCGCGATCATCTCGGCGCATACGGCATGGGTGTCGATTACGCCTATACCATGGTTCACAAGGCGCCGCAGCGCGGCAGCTTTGCGCATGAGGCACCTCATCCGGCGGGGCATTGA
- a CDS encoding alpha/beta fold hydrolase: MGTITTKDGTQIFYKDWGPKDAQPIVFHHGWPLSADDWDNQMMFFLMEGFRVIAHDRRGHGRSSQTDTGNEMDTYAADVAELTDHLDLKGAVHVGHSTGGGEVTRYVARAKPGRVAKAVLIGAVPPIMLDTATYPGGLPLEVFDGFRAALVANRAQFFRDIPEGPFYSFNRPGAKVSKGLIDNWWRQGMMGGAKAHYDCIKAFSETDFTADLKAITVPVLIQHGDDDQIVPIAHSAELAIKLLSKGTLKVYPGLPHGMASTHPEIINPDILAFIRG, from the coding sequence ATGGGTACGATCACCACCAAGGATGGCACGCAGATCTTCTACAAGGACTGGGGGCCCAAGGACGCGCAGCCGATCGTCTTCCACCACGGCTGGCCGCTGAGCGCGGATGACTGGGACAACCAGATGATGTTCTTCTTGATGGAAGGCTTCCGCGTCATCGCCCACGACCGCCGCGGGCATGGCCGATCCAGCCAGACCGACACCGGCAATGAAATGGACACCTATGCCGCCGATGTGGCAGAACTGACCGATCACCTCGACCTGAAGGGCGCGGTTCATGTCGGCCATTCGACTGGCGGGGGCGAGGTGACGCGCTATGTGGCCCGCGCCAAGCCCGGCCGCGTTGCCAAGGCGGTGCTGATCGGCGCGGTGCCGCCCATCATGCTCGATACGGCTACCTATCCCGGCGGGCTTCCCCTGGAGGTGTTCGACGGCTTCCGCGCCGCGCTTGTCGCCAATCGTGCGCAATTCTTCCGCGATATCCCCGAAGGCCCGTTCTACAGCTTCAACCGACCGGGTGCGAAGGTCAGCAAGGGGCTGATCGACAACTGGTGGCGGCAGGGCATGATGGGCGGTGCCAAGGCCCATTACGATTGCATCAAGGCTTTCTCGGAAACCGACTTCACCGCCGACCTCAAGGCGATCACCGTGCCGGTACTGATCCAGCACGGCGACGATGATCAGATCGTGCCGATCGCCCATTCCGCAGAGCTGGCGATCAAGCTGCTCAGCAAGGGCACGCTCAAGGTCTATCCCGGCTTGCCGCACGGCATGGCCTCGACCCATCCCGAAATCATCAATCCCGATATTCTCGCCTTCATCCGGGGTTGA
- a CDS encoding DUF1427 family protein produces the protein MKPYLVAMAIGLMVGAIYSLLGTRSPAPPAIALLGLLGMLLGEQAVPLAKRVLHGQEVALFWKANCAERVTGLPQATDETP, from the coding sequence ATGAAGCCCTATCTCGTTGCAATGGCCATCGGCCTCATGGTCGGCGCCATCTACAGCCTGCTCGGCACACGCTCGCCTGCTCCCCCGGCGATCGCGTTGCTGGGATTGCTCGGTATGTTGCTGGGCGAACAGGCCGTGCCGCTGGCGAAACGGGTGCTGCATGGGCAGGAGGTCGCCTTGTTCTGGAAGGCGAACTGCGCCGAGCGGGTGACAGGCCTGCCTCAGGCAACGGACGAAACGCCATGA
- the dps gene encoding DNA starvation/stationary phase protection protein Dps, whose translation MTFTSRIDLPEHVRKAACVLLQARLSDALDLEAQAKQAHWNVKGPHFLQLHQLFDSLHSVVEELVDTIAERITALGHVADGRVTTTAAATTLYGYPLEAAGGEAHLKALSASLASFGKAVRGDIARAESAGDADTADVFTQISRDADKQLWLLEAHLQAH comes from the coding sequence ATGACCTTCACCAGCCGCATCGACCTTCCCGAACACGTCCGCAAGGCCGCCTGCGTGTTGTTGCAGGCGCGCCTTTCCGACGCGCTCGACCTCGAGGCGCAGGCCAAGCAGGCGCATTGGAACGTCAAAGGCCCGCACTTCCTGCAGCTGCATCAGTTGTTCGACAGTCTGCACAGTGTCGTCGAAGAGCTCGTCGACACCATCGCAGAACGCATCACCGCGCTCGGCCATGTCGCTGATGGCAGAGTGACGACCACGGCCGCCGCGACAACGCTTTACGGCTATCCGCTCGAAGCCGCTGGAGGCGAGGCGCATCTCAAGGCGCTGTCCGCGAGCCTTGCCAGTTTCGGCAAGGCCGTGCGCGGCGACATTGCCCGGGCGGAGAGTGCTGGCGATGCCGACACGGCCGATGTGTTCACGCAGATCTCCCGTGATGCGGACAAGCAGCTCTGGCTGCTCGAAGCGCATCTTCAGGCCCACTGA